In Achromobacter pestifer, the DNA window CGTCCAGGTGCAGGGCGCGGTAGCCGCCGATGTCCAGCCGCGGAAAGTCGTTCAGGTAGTCCACGTCGCGCGCACGTACGATGGCGCGCTTGCCGTGATTGGGCATGATGAAGGACAGGGACGAACGGCCCACCTTGCGCGCATGCAGGGACACCCCGTGCGCCGCCGCCATGTCCGTGTACATATGGCCCAGCCAGTCCGATGCCAGCGAGCAGATCAGGTCTGGCGGCGTGCCCAGCCGCGCGCAGGCGAACGCGGCTGTCACCGCATTGCCGCCGAAGGACACGGCGTAGTCGCGCGCCACGCTTTTCTCATCGCCCGTGGGCCACTCGTCCGCCAGCACGGTGACGTCGATATAGGTGTGTCCAATGAAGAGCGCTTCGCCCATAGACCTGCCGGAAAGTAGTGAACGGAACCGGCCTAGAAGCCGGTGGTTTCGCCCGCCTGGGCCAGTACCAGCCGGGCTCGCGCGATGACGGGCGCGTCGACCATCTTGCCGTCCAGCATGAAGGTGCCGGCCGCGGTGTCGCGGTGCGTGGCGATGACGCGGCGCGCCCATGCCAGCTCTTGCGCCGCGGGCACGAAGGCCGCATGGATCACCGGGACCTGCGTGGGATGGATGCACAGCATGCCGCCAAAACCCATCTGCTGCGCGCGGCCGGCGGCATGCGCCAGCCCGGCCTGGTCCTGCACGCCCGGAAACACGCCGTCCAGCGCGGGCGCCAGTCCGGCGGCACGGCTGTGCAGCAGCACCTGCACGCGCGCCTGGTCCAGCACGGTTTGCGCACCCGGCGTATCGGGCGTCAACCCCATGTCCAGGCCATAGTCCAGGCTGCCGAACGCCAGGCGCTCCACGCCGGGCGTGGCGGCGACCTCGGCGGCGTTGAGCATGCCCTGGGCGGTTTCCAGGATGGGAATCACCCGCAGGCCCGCCTGGACCACATGGCGCACCTGCGCCAGGCTCTCGGCCTTGGGCAGCAGCACGCCGGCCACCCCTGGCTTGCCGCGGCAGGCCTTCAGGTCGTCGTCATGCCAGGAGGTGGAGGCATCGTTGATCCGCACCCACAGCCGCGCGCCGGGATGCGTCCCCAGGAAATCGCACAGCGCTTCCCGGGCGGACGCCTTGGCCAGATGCTCCACCGCGTCTTCCAGATCGACGATGACGGCGTCGGCGCCGGCCGCCAGCGCCTTGGGTATGCGCTCGGGACGTGACGCCGGCACAAACAGCGCGCTACGGACAACGGGATGCGTCACACGACCTCCGATACATGGAACTGCGCCACCTTATCGGGCGCGTATCCCAATGATGCTAGCACCGCATCGGTGTTTTGGCCCACCGCGGGCACCGCCGCCATGCGCGGGGCAAAAGCGTTGCTGCTGGCCGGGGGCAGCAGCGCAGGCAGAACGCCAGCGGGGCTGTCCACCTGGCTCCAGCGGCCGCGGGCCTGCAGCTGCGGGTGCGCCCAGACGCCGGCCATGTCGTTGACGCGCGCATTGGCGATCTGCGCGTCCTCCAGCCGCTGCGTCACCTGCTCGATGGACAGGTCGGCGAAGGCGGCCACGATCAGCGCGCGCAGGTCGTCGCGGTTGGCGGTGCGCAGCGAATTGGAGATGAAGCGCGGGTCTTCCGCGAGTTCGGCCTGGCGCAGCACCTGGGCGCAGAACACGCGCCATTCGCGCTCGTTCTGCAGGCCCAGCATGATGGTGGCGCCGCCGGCCACGGGGAACGGGCCGTAGGGATAGATGGACGCATGGGCCGCGCCCGCCCGCGCTGGCGGCGTGGCGCCGTCGAAGGCGTAGTACATGGGGAAGCCCATCCACTCCACCATGCTCTCCAGCATGGAGACGTCCAGGCGGCTGCCCAGGCCTGTCTTCTGCCGCAGCAGCAAGGCGTTCAGGATGGCCGAATAGGCGTACATGCCGGCGGCGATGTCGGCGATGGAGCAGCCGGCCTTGACCGGATCGTCCTTGGTGCCGGTCACCGACAGGAAGCCGCTTTCGCTCTGGATCAGCAGGTCGTAGGCCTTCTTGTCCTGATAGGGCCCGCCTTCGCCGTAGCCCGAGATGTCGCAGACGATCAGTCGCGGGTACTTCTTGTGCAGGGCATCAAAAGACAGGCCCAGACGCGCGGCGGCGCCGGGCGCCAGGTTCTGCACCAGCACGTCGGCCGTTTCCAGCAGGCGTTCCATGATGCCGCCCGCCTCCTCGCGCTTGAGGTCCAGCGTCAGGCTTTCCTTCGACCGGTTGGTCCAGACGAAATGCGAGGACAGGCCGCGCACGCGCTCGTCGTAGCCGCGGGCAAAATCTCCGCCGCCGGGGCGCTCGATCTTGATGACGCGTGCGCCCATGTCCGCCAGCTGGCGGGTGCAGAACGGCGCGGCGATGGCGTGTTCCAGGCTGACGACGGTGATGCCGTCCAGGGGACGGGGGGCCTCTATGCTCATTCGGTAAACCTCAGTTCGGCTTGGTGGGCCAGCGTGCCGTCCTGCTCGGCCCAGAGCTGGGCCACGCCCGGCTCGGTCAAGCGGCCAGCCACCTGGAAGGGGGTGGGCGCGATCAGCGGCCGCAGGCCGCGATACGACAGATGGGTCAGGCGCGCCTGCGGATGGGCGCGGGTAAAGGCGGCGACCATCTCCGTGGCGATGAGCGGACCGTGCACCACCAGCCCGGGGTAGCCCTCGGTGCCGGTCACGTAGGGATGGTCGTAATGGATGCGGTGGCCGTTGAAGGTCACCGCCGAATAGCGGAACAGCAGCACCGGCGACGGCTCGACGGTATCGCGCCACTGCGCCTGCGGCGCGGGTTCGCTGCCCGTGAGCTTGGGCGGGGTCGGCTGGCGGTAGACGATGTCCTGCTCTTCGTGGATGGCGACTTCGCCTTCCTGGCGGAACTCGTGGCGCACGGTCACGAACAGCAGCGCGCCGGTGCGCCCCGTCTTTTCCTTGACGTCGATCACGGTGGATTCGCGCTCAGCCGGCACGCCGACCCTCAGCGGCCGGCGGAATTCGACCCGGCCGCCGGCCCACATGCGATTGCGGTCCTGGGCCGGCGGCAGGAAGCCGCCGCGCGCCGGATGGCCATCCGTCCCCAGCCCGTCCATGTCCACCGTGGAAATGAAAAACGCCCATTGCCACAGCGGCGGCAAGGCATCGCCCTGCGCCGGCGCGGGGCCGCCCAGGGTAGCCGCGATGCGCGCGGCGTGGCCCGGGTCCATGGCGTCCGCCTTGCGTTCGCCGCTGCCGATCCACGCGGCCGGATCTGTAGATGTCATGCCGATATCCTCTGCTGGGGTTTTTACAGCCTGAAGCATGCCCGCAAGCCGTCCCGCTTGTGAATTCGTTTTTGCTCAAGGAGGGGTTTGCGGCGCCTGAATCGGGCGCCCGCCTCCCAGCCCGCCACCTCGCGCCGTAATATATGGGCCATGCACTTCGACCTCGCCGACCTACGCCTGTTCATCCACATCGCCGAATCCCCCAGCCTGACCCAGGCTGCCAAGCGGGCGCACCTGTCCCTGGCGGCCGTCAGCGTGCGCATCAAGGCGCTGGAGAACCAGCTCGGCACCCGCCTGCTGTACCGCGACAGCCGCGGCGTGGAAATCACGCCCGCGGGCCAGAAGCTGTTGCAGCACGCGCGGGTCATCATGCGCCAGGTGGACCACCTGAAACATGACTTCCAGGAGCAGGCCGACGGCGACGCCGGCCACATCCGCATCTTCGCCAACACCACGGCGGTCACGGAATTCATGCCGGACATCCTGGCGCAGTTCCTGTCCGGCCACCCCGGCGTCACGGTGGACCTGCAGGAACGCCTGACCCGCGACATCGTGCGCGGCGTGCTGGACGGCACCACCGACCTGGGCATCGTGGCCGGTCCGGTGGACGCGCCCGAATTGCAGACCATCCACTTCAGCACCGACAAGCTGGTGCTGGTGGTGCCCAACGGCCATCCGCTGCAAGACCAGGAAAAGATCAAGCTGGCCGAGGCGGTGCGCTATCCCTTCATCACCATGCACGAAGGCTCCACCCTGGTCGCCTTCCTGCGCGACCAGCTGGAACAGGTCGGCCAGCGCCTGCCCCAGCGCATCCAGCTCTACAGCTTCGATTCCATCTGCCGGATGGTGCAGGCGGGCGTGGGCATCGGCGTCATCCCCGACTCCGCGGCGCGGCGCTATGGCGCCGACATGAAGCTGCGCGTAGTCGAGCTGGACGAGCCCTGGGTGGTGCGCGAACGCAAGCTGCTGGTGCGCGACATCGACGCCCTGCCAGGCTGCGCGCGCGAACTCATCCAACAGATCCAGGCGACGCGGACGCCCTGACGGCGCACCGCCCGCTCAGGTACCGGTGAATGCCGGCGGGCGCTTCTGCGCGAACGCCCGCATGCCTTCCAGGTAATCATCGGTATAGCCGAGTTCACGCTGCAAGCGGCACTCCAGGTCGAACTGCTGCGCCAGCGTATTGCCGCTGGACGCGTGCAGCGCGGCCTTGGTGGCCCCATACGCGCGGGTAGGACCCGCCGCCAGCGTATCGGCGACTTCGGCCAGCGTGTCCGCCAGCGCCTCGTCCGGCACCACGCGCCAGATCAGCCCCCACGCTTCCGCCTGCCTGGCGCTGAGCGCTTCACCGAACAGCGCGGCGCCCATGGCCCGGGCGGAACCCACCAGCCGCGGCAGAAACCAGGTGCCGCCGGCGTCCGGCAGCAGGCCTATCTTGCTGAAGGCCTGGATGAAGCGCGCCGACTCCACCGCGAACACCACGTCGCAAGCCAGCGCCAGGCTGGCGCCCGCGCCGGCCGCGACGCCGTTCATCACGCACACCACCGGCACCGGCAACGCACGCAGCCGAGTGATCAGCGGCCTGTAGCATTGCTCCAGGATCAGGCTCAGGTCGCGGCGCGCGCCGTCTTCGGCGGGCTTGCGCTCGCCGAGATCCTGGCCCGCGCAAAAGCCCCGCCCCGCGCCGGTGATGATCAGCCCGCGCAGGCTGCTGTCGGCCTCCATGGCGTCCAGCGCCCGCGCCAGCTCGGCGTGCATGACTTCCGTGAAGCTGTTCAGCCGGTCCGGCCGGTTCAGCGTGATGAGGCCCACGCCCCGCTCCAGCGTGAAGCGGATCTGGGTGTAGCCGCCATCGGCCTGGGTCGCCGCCGCCGCGCTCATGCCAGTTCCTCCAGCACGGCCAGTTGTTCGGCCGTATCGCCCAGCAGCTGGTCGACGACAGTCAGCCGCTTGAAGTAGTCGCCCACGTCCAGCTCGTCGGTCATGCCCATGCCGCCATGCAGCTGCACCGCCAGTTGCGCCACCAGGCGTCCGGCGCGCGCGGCTTCCAGCTTGGCCGAGGCGATCATGCGGCGGCGCTGCGCGGCGTCGGTTTCGGACAGGCCGGCCACCGCCACATAGGCCATGGACAAGGCCAACTCCTTGGCCACCAGCATCTCCGCCAGGCGATGCTGCAAGGCCTGGAACGAAGCCAGCGGCTGGCCGAACTGCTTGCGCGCCTTCAGGTAGTCGACGGTGATCTCCAGCAGCCGCTCCATCGCGCCGGCGGCATGCGCGCAGAGCGCGGCCGTGCCCCACTGCAAGGACTGCGCCAGGGCCTGGTCGGCGGCGGCGCCTTCGGCCAGCAAGGCCTCGGGCGGCAGGCTGACCGCGTCCAGGTCCAACCGGGCGCAGCGCGCGCCGTCCAGCGTGGGCGTATCGGTGATCCGCAGCCCCGCCGTATCGGCCGGCACTGCCAGCAACAGCGTCTGGCCCTCATCGCCGCGCGCGCTGACCAGCCAGGCCGTGGCCGCCGCGCCATGCCAGACCAGATGCTTGACGCCCTCCAGCCGCCAGCCTTCGGCCGTCCTGCTGGCGCGGCAATCGCGCGGATCGGCGTCGTAGCGGCGGCCAGGTTCCTGGTAGGCCACACTGACGATGGCGTCGCCCGAGGCGATGGCCGGCAGCCACAGGCCCGGCGCCTCGCCGCCGCAAGCCTCGATCAGCGCGGCGCCCATGACCGCGCTGGGGATGACCGGCTCGGACACCAGTCCGCGTCCCAGCTCCACGTGCACGGGCAGCAGGCTGGCGGGCACTTCGCCAAAACCGCCGAAATCCTGCGGGATGGTCAGGCCCAGCACGCCCAATTCGGCCAGAGCGGCCCAGGCATCGGCATCCAGCTTGCCCGCGGCCTGCCGGGCGCGGCGGCGCGGGTGCGTCCATTCCTGGTCCACCAGGCGCCGCAAGCTGTCGGCCAGCATGCGTTGTTCTTCGGTATAGATGAAATCCATGCGTCGTCTTCCTGTCGGATTGCGCGAGGCCGGGCTACAGGCCCAGCACCAGGCGGGCGATGATGCCCTTCTGCACTTCGGTGGTGCCGCCGTAGATCGAGGTCTTGCGCATGTCGGCATAGCCCGCGCCGGCCGCGGCCGCAAGTTCAGGCCCCGGACCGCTGTATCCCTGGTCTGCCTGCAGCCAATCGGGGTCATAGGGCCAGGCGTCCGGCCCCGCCACCTCCATCTGCAACATCGCCAGATCCTGCTGGATCTCGGAGCCGCGGATCTTCAGCACCGACGCTTCCGGCCCCGGCGTGCCGTCATTGCTGGAGGCCACGCGCAGCAGCAGCATTTCCAGCGCCATGATGTCCACCTCGATGCGCGAAATGCGGTCACGGTACCGGCTGTCCGCCAGCAGGGGCTTGCCCCGGGACTGCGCCTGCGCGGCCATGTGCTTGAGCACGCCCAGCTCGCGGTGGCAATGGCCCAGGCCGGCAATGCCGGTGCGCTCGTGGCCCAGCAAGTACTTGGCATAGGTCCAGCCCTGGTTCTCCACGCCCACCAGGTTGGCCACGGGCACGCGCACGTTTTCCAACCAGACTTCGTTCACGTCGTGCCCGCCGTCCAGCGTGCGGATGGGCCGCACGGTCACGCCCGGCGTACGCATGTCCAGCAGCAGCATCGAGATGCCGCGCTGGGCGCGGGCCTCGGGGTCGGTGCGGACCAGGCAGAACATCCAGTCGGCGTACTGGGCCAGCGTGGTCCAGGTCTTCTGGCCGTTGACGACGTATTCGTTGCCATCGCGCACCGCGCGGGTCGAGAGCGAGGCCAGGTCGGACCCCGAACCCGGTTCGGAATAGCCCTGGCACCACCAGTCTTCCACACGGAGGATGCGCGGCAGCAGGCGCGCCTGCTGCTCGGCGCTGCCGTACTTCATCAGGACCGGACCGATCATGGACAAGCCGAAGGGCAACAGGCGCGGCGCGCCGGCCTTGAAGCACTCCACCTCGAAGATCAGCCGCTGCAATGCGTTCCAGCCTGTGCCGCCATGTTCGACGGGCCAGTTCGGCGCGCCCCAGCCCTGGTCGGCCAGGATGTTGTGCCAGCGCACGTAGTCGTCGCGCTCCAGCCTCTGGTGCCGCAGCACCTTGTCACGTATGTCCTGCGGCAGCTTGTCCGTGGCGAAGGCGCGCACTTCTTCGCGGAATAGCCGCTCCTGCGGCGTCCAGGTCAGATTCATGGTCGGGCTCCTTTTCCGGTATCTAGCCACGGCCCGGCACGCCGGACAATCTGCCTCTTCCGAAGACGGGCTTCGCGCAGGACATAGGGCGCCCCACTACGGGCCGGCGGAAGGCCAGCTTCAGCAATGAAGAATGGCCGAACCCGCCGCCAGTGCCGACACTTGCAAGCGTCATCCACTGGAACCCGTAGGCATCATGACCGTTCCCGATCACCAGGCCGCCGCGCCCCTAGGCGCCGAGGCGCAGTACCGGCAGGCGCTGGACCAAGGCCGCTTCCTCATCCAGCATTGCGCCGGCTGCGACCGCGCGGTGTTCTATCCCCGCATGATCTGCCCGCATTGCGGCGCCGACAAACTTGCCTGGACCGCGCCCGACGGGCGCGGAGAGGTCTATTCCACCACCGTGGTGCGCCGCAAGCCCGAGGCAGGCGGCGATTACAACGTGGCGCTGATCGACCTGCGGGAAGGCGTCAGGCTGATGAGCCGCGTGGAAGGCCTGGCCCCCGACGCCGTGCATATCGGCATGGCGGTGCGCGCGCAGGTGGCGCGGCAGGACGGCCGCGGCCTTCTGGTCTTCGTCCCCAACAAGGAGGCGCCATGACGCTGAACGATCTGCGCGGCGCCGTGGCGGTGGCCGGCGTGGGCCACGCGGGCCTGGGCCAGGCCGCGGGCTACACCGAAATGGAAATCCTGGTGCAGGCCGCGCAGCGCGCGGTGGCGGACGCCGGCCTCACCATGCGCGACATCGACGGCATCTGCACCGCCAGCGTGGCCGCGCCGATGTGGGCCATGCCGGTCATCGAACACCTGGGCATACGTCCCAGCTTTATCGACAGCACCATGCTGGGTGGTTCCAGCTTCGTCGCGCACCTGCTGCCGGCGCTGCACGCGCTGGCCTCCGGCCAGTGCAATGCGGTGCTGGTCTGCTACGGCAGCACGCAGCGCACTTCTACCTTGAGCCGCGCCGAGATCGGCCGGGTGCGCAAGCAATTCGATCCGCAGCCCTACGAAACGCCCTACGAGCCGCTGAGCCCCCTGTCGTCCTACGCGCTGGCGGCCGCGCGCCACATGCACCAGTACGGCACGCGCCGCGAGCACCTGGCGCAGGTGGCGCTGGCCGCCAACCAATGGGCCCAGCTGAATCCCGAAGCGCAATTGCGCGAACCCGCCACGCTGGACCAGATCCTCTCGGCCCGCATGGTGTCCGATCCCCTGAGCGTGCGCGATTGCTGCCTGGTCACCGATGGCGCCGGCGCCTACGTGCTGGTGCGCGCCGAGCGCGCCCGCGACCTGCCGCGCCCTCCGGTCTACGTGCTGGGCAACGCCACCGCGGTCTGGAACCGCCAGATATCGTCCATGGAAGACCTGACCGTGACCGCCGCCGCCGAATCCGGCAAGCGCGCGTTCGCCATGGCCGGCGTGACGCCCAGGGACATCGACGTGGTGGAGCTGTACGACGCCTTCACCATCAACACCCTGCTGTTCCTGGAAGACCTGGGCTTCTGCGCCAAGGGCGAAAGCAAGGACTTCATCGCCAACGGCGCCATCGCCCCGGGTGGCACGCTGCCGGTCAACACCAACGGCGGCGGGCTGTGCTGCGTGCACCCCGGCATGTACGGCGTCTTCATCATGATCGAGGCCGTCCGGCAGCTGCGCCGCGAATGTGGCGTGCGTCAGATTGCCGATGCGCATCTGGCCCTGGTGCACGGCAACGGCGGCACCCTATCCAGCCAATCCACCGCAATCCTGGGCACCCAGGCCACGCTTTGATCGACGCAACCATGTCCTCGGCAGCCCCTCTTACCCGCATCCATCAACTGCTGGCGCAGCAAGCCGGCCAGCGGCCCGACGCCACCTTCCTGCACGAGGAAGGCGGCGGCAAATTGAGCTACGCGCAGTTCTGGCGGCGCGTGCAGGCCGCGGCCGCGTGGTTGGAGCAACAAGGCGTGCGCCCCGGACACCGCGTGCTGATCGCGGGTGAAAACTGCGCAGCCATGATCGCGGCGCTGTTTGCCTGCGGCGTGGCCGGGGCTTGGCCGGTGGGTGTGAATGCGCGCCTGTCCACGCGCGAGATCGACGCCATCCGCCTCCATGCGCAACCCGAACTGCTGCTCTACACCAGCGGCATCTCGGCCGCCGCCGCGTCCCACGCCGAGCATGCCGGCGCGACCGACGCCGATCCCGACGTCTGGGGGCCGGGCGTACAGGCGGCGCGGGCGGACAGTCCAACGCAAGCCGAGACCGGTGATTCAGCCGCCGCGGTCGCCACCGTGATCTACACGTCCGGCACCACGGGCGCGCCCAAGGGCGTCCTGGTGCCGCATCGCGGCCTGCTGCATTTCGCGCGCGTATCCGCGGCCTCGCGCCGCCTGACGCCGCAGGATATCGGCTACGCCGCGCTGCCCATGTCGCACATCTTCGGCATCGCCACGGTGCTGATGACCACGGTGCACGCCGGCGCCAGCCTGGTGCTGCGCAGCCGCTTCGACGCCGCCGACGCCTTCAAGGCCCTGGCCCATCCGGGCGTCAGCATCCTGCAGGGCGTACCCACCATGTTCAGCCGCATGATGGCCCTGGCGCCGCCGCGCGCGGAGCTGCGGGCGCCTGCCCTGCGCTATCTGTACACGGGCGGCGCCGCGCTGGATCCCACGCTCAAGCGCGACGCCGAGCGCTATTTCGGCGTCGCCATGCACCACGGCTACGGCATCACCGAGTATGCGGGCTCCATGTTCGTCACCCGCATCGACGCGCCGCGCGACGACTGCTCGGCCGGACACGCGGTCGAAGGCGTGGAGCTGCGCATCGGCAACCCCGACAACGGCGCGCCCGCGCCCGGCGAACGCGGCGACATCCTGATCCGCGGCCCGGGCGTCATGCTGGGCTACTACCGCAGCCCCGAACAGACCGCGCAGGCGCTGCTGCCCGGCGGCTGGCTCAATACCGGCGACATCGGCTATGTCGACGAGCAGGGCGCGCTGTACATCGCAGGGCGCTCCAAGGACCTGATCATCCGCTCCGGCTTCAACGTCTATCCGCTGGAAGTCGAATCCGTCATCAATGCCTTCCCCGGCGTGCGCCTGTCGGCCGTGGTCGGCCGCGCCACCGCCGACCAGAACGAAGAAGTCATCGCCTTCGTCGAGCCCCTGCCCGGCGCCACGGTGGACACCAACCTGCTGATGCTGCATCTGCGCGCGCAGCTGGCGCCGTACAAGCGGCCCGCGCGGATCATCCCCATCGAAACCATTCCCACCACCGTCAGCGGCAAGATCCTCAAGCAGCCGCTGAAAGAAAGGCTGGCGTAGCCGCGGCTCGCTGTTCCGCTGCACGACCCGCCACTCAACCACAAGGAGACTACAGCGTGAACATCAAGACCCTGCTAGCCGCGGCCACCGCCGCGGCGGCGCTCGCCACGGCGTCAAACGCCTGGGCCGACGCCTATCCCGAACGCCCCATCCGGCTGCTGGTGGGCTATGCCCCCGGCGGCCCCGTGGACACCACCGCCCGCGTGTTCGCCAAGTACCTGGGCGACAAGCTGGGCCAGTCCGTGGTGGTGGAGAACCGCGCCGGCGCCAGCGGCATGATCGCCTCGGACGCCACCGCCAAGGCCTCGCCGGACGGCTATATGCTGGGCTTCGCCGCCAGCCCCACGCTGACCATGTCGCCGCTGGTCCAGCGCAGCACGCTGTTCGACCCGCGCAAGGACTTCTCGCTGATCGGGCTGGTGGTGGACTACGCCAACGTCTTGCTGATCGGTCCGCAGATTCCCGCGAAAAACGTCAGCGAACTGGTGAGCTACGCCCGCGCCCATCCCGATGCCGTGTCGTTCGGCTCCGCCGGCATCGGCGCATCCAACCACCTGTCGGCCGAGCTGCTGAAAAAGCAGGCGGGCGTGCCCATGCTGCATGTGCCCTACCGCGGCAACTCGCCCGCCATGGTCGATGTGATCAGCGGCAAGATCACCTTCATGTTCGACATCACCAGCACCGCCATCCCCTTCGTCAAGAGCGGCCGCGCCCGCGCCCTGGCGGTCACCTCCAAGACCCGCAACCCTGAACTGCCCGACGTCCCCACCATGGTCGAGGCCGGCATGAAGGACTATGAGGTGGTGGGCTGGTACGCGCTGGTGGGTCCGAAGAAACTGCCCGATGCCGTGGCGGCCCGCCTGACCCGCGCGCTGAACGAAGTCTCCAGCGATCCCGCCTTCCGTCAGGCCATGACCGACGGCGGCTACACCATCAACACCGGCGACGCCCGGGCGCTGCAATCGCGCATCGACCGTGAATACGCCCTGTGGTCAGACGTCATCCAAAGCGCCAACATCCAGGCCAATTGAGTACCACCGGAGCATCCTGATGAATCCCCCGCTCGCGCTGCACGCCCAGACCCGCCTGCCCGTCATCGGCGCCCCCATGTTCCTGGTCTCCGGACCGGACCTGGTGGTGGCGCAATGCGCGGCGGGGATCATCGGCACCTTCCCCTCGCTCAACGCCCGTCCGCAGGAACAGCTGCACGACTGGCTCACGCGCATCGAACACGGCCTGGCCGCGAAACGCCAGGCCGCGCCAGACGCCACGATCGCACCCTACGGCGTCAACCTGATCGTCCACCCCAGCAATCCGCGCTGGCAAGGCGATCTGGCCATCTGCGCCGAGCGGCGCGTGCCGCTCATCATCACCTCGCTGCATGCGCCCGAAGCCGTGGTCGCCGCCGCGCATGGCTACGGCGGGCTGGTATTCCATGACGTCACCAACGTGCGGCACGCCAAGCGCGCGCTGGACGCCGGCGTCGACGGCCTGATCCTGGTGGCGGCAGGCGCGGGCGGCCATGCGGGGCAGATCAGTCCATTCGCGCTGATCAACGAGATCCGCGCCTTCTACGACGGCCCGCTGGCGTTGTCCGGCTGCATCAGCCACGGCAAGGACATCCTGGCCGCGCAAGTGCTGGGCTGCGACTTCGCCTACATGGGCACGCGCTTCATCGCCACGCAGGAATCGCTGGCCGGTGACGCCTATCGCGAAATGGTGCTGCAGGCGCAGGCGGCGGACGTGACCTACACGCCCTACTTCTCGGGCGTGCCCGCGAACTACCTGTCGGCCAGCATCCAGGCGGCGGGCCTGGACCCGCTGGAACTCGCCAGGAACGGCGTGGTTCCGCCCGCAAACATGGACAAGAGCTCGCGGCCCAAGGCCTGGAAGGATGTGTGGAGCGCGGGCCAGGGAGTGGGCGCGGCGCAGGAAATCCTGCCCGCCGCGATGCTGGTGGATCAGTTGGAATCCGAGTACCGCGCCGCGCGCGACGCGCTGCGCCGGCTTTAGTCCAGCTTGATGTTGGCCGTCTTGATGACGTCGCGCCATTTCGCGATTTCATCGCGCACGAACTCGCCGAACTGTTCGGGCGTGCCGGGCTTGGGCTCGGCGCCCGCTGCGATCATGCTCTGAACAGTGGCCTGATCCGACAGCACCTTCACCAGGTCCGCATTCACGCGCTTCACGATCTCGGGCGGCGTGCCTTTGGGCGCCATCACGCCGCTCCATGAGTAGGCCTCGTAGCCCGGCAGGCCGGACTCGGCGATGGTCGGAACATCGGGCAGCATGCTGGAACGCGTGGGATTGCCCACGCCCAACGCGCGCACCTTGCCGCCCTTCAGATGCGGCACCGCGGACGGCCCGTCGGCAAACATCACCTGCACCTGGCCGCCCAGCAGGTCCTGCATGGCAGGCGCGCTGCCGCGGTAGGGCACGTGCTGGATGCGCACGCCGGCCATGGCGTTGAACAGTTCACCCGCCAGGTGCGTGCCGCCGCCCGTGCCCGACGAACTGAACGACAGCTTGCCCGGATTGGCCTTGGCATAGGCGATCAGTTCGCTCACCGAATTCACCGGTAGCGTCGCGTTCACCACCAGCACGATGGGGAACACCGCCGCCATGCCGACCGGCACGAAGTCCCGCGTAATGTCGTAGCTCAGATTGCCGCGCAGGCTGGGCAGCACCGCATGGTGGATGGACGCGAAGAAATAGTTGTAGCCG includes these proteins:
- a CDS encoding FAS1-like dehydratase domain-containing protein; its protein translation is MTSTDPAAWIGSGERKADAMDPGHAARIAATLGGPAPAQGDALPPLWQWAFFISTVDMDGLGTDGHPARGGFLPPAQDRNRMWAGGRVEFRRPLRVGVPAERESTVIDVKEKTGRTGALLFVTVRHEFRQEGEVAIHEEQDIVYRQPTPPKLTGSEPAPQAQWRDTVEPSPVLLFRYSAVTFNGHRIHYDHPYVTGTEGYPGLVVHGPLIATEMVAAFTRAHPQARLTHLSYRGLRPLIAPTPFQVAGRLTEPGVAQLWAEQDGTLAHQAELRFTE
- a CDS encoding CaiB/BaiF CoA transferase family protein, which encodes MSIEAPRPLDGITVVSLEHAIAAPFCTRQLADMGARVIKIERPGGGDFARGYDERVRGLSSHFVWTNRSKESLTLDLKREEAGGIMERLLETADVLVQNLAPGAAARLGLSFDALHKKYPRLIVCDISGYGEGGPYQDKKAYDLLIQSESGFLSVTGTKDDPVKAGCSIADIAAGMYAYSAILNALLLRQKTGLGSRLDVSMLESMVEWMGFPMYYAFDGATPPARAGAAHASIYPYGPFPVAGGATIMLGLQNEREWRVFCAQVLRQAELAEDPRFISNSLRTANRDDLRALIVAAFADLSIEQVTQRLEDAQIANARVNDMAGVWAHPQLQARGRWSQVDSPAGVLPALLPPASSNAFAPRMAAVPAVGQNTDAVLASLGYAPDKVAQFHVSEVV
- a CDS encoding acyl-CoA dehydrogenase family protein, which encodes MDFIYTEEQRMLADSLRRLVDQEWTHPRRRARQAAGKLDADAWAALAELGVLGLTIPQDFGGFGEVPASLLPVHVELGRGLVSEPVIPSAVMGAALIEACGGEAPGLWLPAIASGDAIVSVAYQEPGRRYDADPRDCRASRTAEGWRLEGVKHLVWHGAAATAWLVSARGDEGQTLLLAVPADTAGLRITDTPTLDGARCARLDLDAVSLPPEALLAEGAAADQALAQSLQWGTAALCAHAAGAMERLLEITVDYLKARKQFGQPLASFQALQHRLAEMLVAKELALSMAYVAVAGLSETDAAQRRRMIASAKLEAARAGRLVAQLAVQLHGGMGMTDELDVGDYFKRLTVVDQLLGDTAEQLAVLEELA
- the paaG gene encoding 2-(1,2-epoxy-1,2-dihydrophenyl)acetyl-CoA isomerase PaaG, which gives rise to MSAAAATQADGGYTQIRFTLERGVGLITLNRPDRLNSFTEVMHAELARALDAMEADSSLRGLIITGAGRGFCAGQDLGERKPAEDGARRDLSLILEQCYRPLITRLRALPVPVVCVMNGVAAGAGASLALACDVVFAVESARFIQAFSKIGLLPDAGGTWFLPRLVGSARAMGAALFGEALSARQAEAWGLIWRVVPDEALADTLAEVADTLAAGPTRAYGATKAALHASSGNTLAQQFDLECRLQRELGYTDDYLEGMRAFAQKRPPAFTGT
- a CDS encoding HpcH/HpaI aldolase/citrate lyase family protein, with the translated sequence MTHPVVRSALFVPASRPERIPKALAAGADAVIVDLEDAVEHLAKASAREALCDFLGTHPGARLWVRINDASTSWHDDDLKACRGKPGVAGVLLPKAESLAQVRHVVQAGLRVIPILETAQGMLNAAEVAATPGVERLAFGSLDYGLDMGLTPDTPGAQTVLDQARVQVLLHSRAAGLAPALDGVFPGVQDQAGLAHAAGRAQQMGFGGMLCIHPTQVPVIHAAFVPAAQELAWARRVIATHRDTAAGTFMLDGKMVDAPVIARARLVLAQAGETTGF
- a CDS encoding LysR substrate-binding domain-containing protein, translating into MHFDLADLRLFIHIAESPSLTQAAKRAHLSLAAVSVRIKALENQLGTRLLYRDSRGVEITPAGQKLLQHARVIMRQVDHLKHDFQEQADGDAGHIRIFANTTAVTEFMPDILAQFLSGHPGVTVDLQERLTRDIVRGVLDGTTDLGIVAGPVDAPELQTIHFSTDKLVLVVPNGHPLQDQEKIKLAEAVRYPFITMHEGSTLVAFLRDQLEQVGQRLPQRIQLYSFDSICRMVQAGVGIGVIPDSAARRYGADMKLRVVELDEPWVVRERKLLVRDIDALPGCARELIQQIQATRTP